In Rutidosis leptorrhynchoides isolate AG116_Rl617_1_P2 chromosome 6, CSIRO_AGI_Rlap_v1, whole genome shotgun sequence, the DNA window aatataaatattttgcaAGTTACTTGACTCCCACTAAATGGGAACTTTCAGTTGTTGATATTTGGTTGTTTGCTATTGATTTCATTATTATTCAAACTATTATTGGGTTGAATTTGATGATTCACAAAGCTTCAATGTATAAGTACATTATGTACAATATGCATAGATTCTTGTATCTTCCTTTTGGTATTGATTTTGATCATTAGACCAAGTTTTTTGTGGATGGGTGGGGGCTATCTATTCCTATTTCACTGGTACTTGAGAACATGCTGCTCATGTTTTGTGAGTGATTTCATCTTTTTCTAGTCTACCATTAGAGGATTCCCAACGCCTAGTCTTTTGCTTGTCTTTACTCTTGTCAATTCCATACCACCAATGGGAACATGTTGCTAATGCATCGCCAATCTTATATCGTCTTTCATTTCGTGGATTTTTAGCATACTTCTTCACGAGAATAAATGGTTACATGGGTATTAAATAAATGGTTACatggtaataatgataaaattaaaatttagtttaaaaataaaataataaagtgGGTCTATGTGATAGTATGTTATGGTTGGGAGTGAATTGTGATGTGTTAGTGATGAGAAGGAAATGAGAAGCAATGATGATGTAGCGATGGTGTGGCAGTGTGTTAATATGAAGAATGGTGTCATGAATGGGAATGGTCTTAGGAAATGAATTAATTTCAAATTTGTCTATGTCCCGATCATGATTAAGCTTAAATTTATAGATTAAGGAGGTATTGAAATTTGGAAAAGTCAATGAGCTAATTTTACAAACTAATGGAGTTATAAGCTTAAGCTTATTTTAGACCATAAGTTCAATTTCTTAAGCTCGTAAGCCATTAAAATTTGCACTTATCGGCTTTCCAACTTACAGTAGCCCGTAAACTATAGAAATAAGTGTCCCAAACACCCCTGCACTTCTACCATGTTCATGAGGACTTTTCTTGTTTTTAGAGACTTTTACAAATTTGTTTTTGGCCATATTAAACGTTCAAAGTTTTCAGAGTGTGGGGTTGTGTTTGGCTTGTTTGGATAACCTACTTTCAAACTGAACCGATTATTTCATTGTCAGATAATCAGTTTCATTTAAACACTTGAAAGTTATAAAAGTGATTATTTGTCATTTGAAATGGAATAATACAGATATGCATTTTGCAATCCCAAACACTTACAAGTGTATTTAGTGTACCTTTCATTTGTAAGATGTTGATAGTTCAAAAGCTAATGAAATGCTGTGTGACAAGGCTTGTACTATGTGCAATGACACTTGTGATTCTTGTCTTTTAAACACACACAATCATCAAAAGGGTCAGGACTTATATTGATTATCTGCTGTTCTATTAAAAACTTATGTTGTGTTATGGCATTTTAGTAGCATTACTGATATTTTTTTTGGCTATTTGCTCATTTTTTTATGTGCAGGCATCTAATTGGATTTGTTGTATTCTTGGTATTGGCCATTACAAACTTGATGCATGTGCCTCAAGTTTCAGATTTCTTCAATTTATTAACTTGGTATGCAAAGATTCCATTTTCCCATTTTTATAAAGCATGATTCAAGGCACTTATTTTGATCTTTTGTTAATTAGACTTAATATGTTTATTGCTCTTATTATTCTTCAATCACAACTAGATTTAAAATGTCGCGGACCCACTTCAATTATGGGTCAAATGTAGTACTCTGTGACATATCGTTCCTTCGTGTTCTTGATTTTGTTAGTTGGTTATTATGTTGTATATCTTATATCCTTTAATGGTCACAACTAGTTGAATATTGTGACAAATAACTGCCTGTCAAGAACTGGAaagaaattatataatatatttaaaggaAGAATCTTAAGAACAGGCTGTAAAACATGTTAAGGTTGTTTTCTTTGATTGATGTTGCAAATGATTTTCTTCAAAAATTCAAGTTTTTTTATATTAgcttatataattaattttttaaTTTAATCTTTACAAATTATCAGGTCTTTCCCGTTAAGCCCAGGTGGAAATGCCTCACATAATGCTATCATGGTACGTTGACGTGTTATTCCTTTCACTCCATTTCATATTACAAATACAGTTTGACTTTTTTAGGCCTGCTGATGATCGAAAGTGATGTAGAATAATCTCACCTTAATGTCGAATTTTATAGACAGAACAAACATTGACATCTGATCTTTAGAATTAATATTTGGTTATGCAGGCTATTGAATTTAAAAGACAGATGCATAATGCATTTGACTTATAATTTAGTACTTTGTTATGCCGAATGTTATTGAATTTAAAAGACAGATGCATTTGACTGCAAAAAGTCAACCTTTTTTTACTAAATTCCCGAGATGTTCTACAGGATACACCAAAACTCATTGACTTAAAACACGAATCAACGCTAGATTTGGATATCGGATCACCACTAGTGGTGGCTGCACAGTGGCCATTCTTCGTGTTTTTAGGCGGCTCAATGTTCTGTCTCTTATCCAGCAGTGTCTGCCACCTGTTCGGCTGCCATTCGCACGACCTAAACCTATTACTTCTTCAAATGGATTATGTCGGTATCACAATCATGATCATCACATCATTTTTCCCACCAATTTATTACATTTTCCAATGTGAACCCGTTTGGCAATTCGTATATCTTGGTGGGATCACAACTATGGGTGTTTTTACCATAATAACCCTATTAGCACCGGCTCTTTCGAGTGGAAAGTTTCGATCTTTTCGTGCTTTTCTTTTCATGGGAATGGGTCTTTTTGGGATTGTACCTGCAATTCATGCTGTCACTGTAAACTGGCACGAACCTCAAAGAAATGGGATTTTAGCGTATGAAACAACAATGGCGGTTTCGTATTTAACTGGTACTATGTTTTATATAACAAGAATTCCAGAAAGATGGAAGCCGGGGTGGTTCGATTTGGCGGGCCATAGTCACCAGATATTTCATTGTTTTGTGATCATGGGTGCATTGGCTCATTATGGTGCTGCACTTGTGTTTCTTGAGTTTCGAGGTCAAGTTGGTTGCTAGTGATGTGAAGTTGGTTAGGACCTATTGGTTCTGGTCCGTTAATATGTTCGGTTTCTGGGACCATATATATGAAGTTGTAGAATGAGTATGTGATTGTGAGGTCTGTTGTGAAAGTGGGTTCaaaatatttaattatttttttacacaaatttgttGTTGATTTTTAACTGTCATATTCTTGTATTCTGGGAAGTATAAAACTCAAATTGTAGCTATATGTATGGATAGATTGTTATAAAACTGTTGATCAATTATCGATTTGATTTACTTCTTGTTTTAGGACCAACTACATGACCGTTTCCGATTTAGACCATCTCTTACTGTAAACACGATGCTCGTCAAAATCTTACATGGTACAGAACTGATGAAAACGACGCCTCTTACAGGGCGTTAACAATATGAAGCATGAGGCAAATACACAATGAGAAAAAATGGTGTCATTTGTTGAGTTTTTATTTTAAATGGGTAATATTTTAATAACTTTTCACTTAACTAGTAACAATTACATATATTTTCATCCTATCATTCTAAATCTTCACACAATCCTACCATAACACTCCTTTCAGAAAATACCGCTATCACATCATAGTTATCTCACTAAAAAAACCTCAATATTTTTATGCCAAGGTCATTGTAATACGTGATCGTATGTGAGCACTTTTAAAAGCAGATTTCAATTTTAAtagtttggtttcaagagttttcttCATAGATAAAGATGGCAATTATAGAAGAAGTAACGATCTGGAATTCTTGTTGCCTTATTGGCAAGTCTTGATATATTTGTCTATTGTTAGGTGTTCTAGACGACTCGGCGATTCTACCCTACCTTTTTCCCAGGATTTTCTTGCTGCTTGACGAGAAAAGAAAGAAGAATGCACCAAAATGCAGGTGCTGCACCAAACACTGGTGGTTCTACAAGCTGGGCTCAGGGACTGCAGTCAGCCGCTTCCCCTGTAGTCGTCAGCTCGTTTTTGACAGATCCGATCGGGTGTTCATAATCTGGAGTAAAAGGATTCGAACCTTTGCATGCCGGTACCAAAAACCGATGCCTTACCACTTGGCTATACTCCATATGGCCAGTTTTGGCTTGAATCAAGGTATTCAGGAACAACAAGTTGTTCCAGCTCGATATCGTCCTCTATGCATCTCTGTGATGGGTAAATCTCCATGAAAAAGGGGCAACTTTCGTGTAGTTTGTAATTGGATGTAACTATTCAGATTTTTTTCGAGAATAAATCATTCTCTTAATAGATCTCGTCTTGTTCCTCAATCTTCGAAGAATGCGGCGTTGTATTGCCTTCAATATGTAGAATACCATGGGAAAAAAAAAACAACCCTAGAAAGTTGGGTTCAAAATGAGGTTGATCGCGATTCTTCATCTAAGAAAGACCCGGATACTGCTAACTCAATGGTAAGCTAGACTTTCTTTTCTACTCATTTTAGAGAGCTAATCTGACTTCTATCTCTTCTCAGTTCTCTAGGGATTACTTGAGCTTACCCA includes these proteins:
- the LOC139853366 gene encoding heptahelical transmembrane protein 1-like; this encodes MNSIDGSSIWKRRRSREILNDDEKSNLFIKNKNKNKNKSKNKKKIVDHKTQKDYPLLRYDELPEYMKDNEFILNYYRADWPLKHAFFSLFHWHNETLNVWTHLIGFVVFLVLAITNLMHVPQVSDFFNLLTWSFPLSPGGNASHNAIMDTPKLIDLKHESTLDLDIGSPLVVAAQWPFFVFLGGSMFCLLSSSVCHLFGCHSHDLNLLLLQMDYVGITIMIITSFFPPIYYIFQCEPVWQFVYLGGITTMGVFTIITLLAPALSSGKFRSFRAFLFMGMGLFGIVPAIHAVTVNWHEPQRNGILAYETTMAVSYLTGTMFYITRIPERWKPGWFDLAGHSHQIFHCFVIMGALAHYGAALVFLEFRGQVGC